From the Candidatus Methylomirabilota bacterium genome, the window CCGGGCGCGCGCTCGGCGGGAATGCCTTGTCCAGGAGGTGGGCGATCGTCTCATGCGAGGCGATGGCCGTCCCGACGTGCGCGCCCGTCAGCGCCTCCAGCTCCACGACGGCTTGTTGATTCAGCGGATCGGCCAGGATGACGGTCAGCTCGTTCCCCACCTGGAGGACGGGAAACGCCTGGTGCCGCCGGAGGATCTCCTCGGGCATCGTGCGGGCCAGATCGAGGTCGACCATCTCCTCGCGGAACTCGACGTACGGGATTCCGAGCAGCTCGGAGAGCGCCCAGTTGAGCTCGTCGGCCGTCAGCGCGCCCATCTCGACCAGGATCTCGCCCAGGCGCTTGCCCTCCTGGTACTGCGACCGGAGGGCTTCCCGCAGCTGCTCGGGCGAGACAAACCCCCGCTCGACCAGGATCTCGCCCAGCTGGCGCTTGGGCCGCTCGCTCACGGATCGGCCTCGGTGAGAGCCCGAGTGCCGGCCCGGCCGTTGGAGCCGGGCCGGGTCACGGTGATCGCTCGGCGAGGACCTGCCGCAGGATATCGGTGAGCTCATGCGGCAAGAACGGCTTGGTCAGGTGGGCCGTGGCCCCGACCCCGGCGCTGAGGGTGCGGTACACGGGCTCGGCCTGGCCGGTGAGGACGATGACCGGGATCTGCTTGGTCGCCGGGTGACCGCGGAGGCGGGTGAGCGTGGTGTAGCCATCCATGTTCGGCATCATGACGTCCATGATGATGGCGGCGGGCTGGTACTCCATGGCCCGCTCGGCCGCCTCCTCGCCATCGTTCGCGTCCAGCGTGCGAAACCCCGCCTCGGCCAGCACCTCGCACACGAACTCGCGGATCATCGGATCGTCGTCGGCCACCAGGATGAGCGGCCCTCCGGACGCCCCTACCCGCTCGCCCACGCTACACCGCCTCCTCGATCGTCCCGACTC encodes:
- a CDS encoding response regulator, which gives rise to MGERVGASGGPLILVADDDPMIREFVCEVLAEAGFRTLDANDGEEAAERAMEYQPAAIIMDVMMPNMDGYTTLTRLRGHPATKQIPVIVLTGQAEPVYRTLSAGVGATAHLTKPFLPHELTDILRQVLAERSP